One Coffea eugenioides isolate CCC68of chromosome 2, Ceug_1.0, whole genome shotgun sequence genomic window, ccttcttttttttttcctttttagcaaTTGAAACCGAAAATTCAAATTGAAGATTGGAGTACAAATTAATAAGTTCAATTAATCTTCCAAGGAGAGAAATTAAATTCTTCATCACAAAcggagaaacaaaaaaataaaaataaaaatccaatCAAATTTCTCTCCCCCATCTCTAGCTTAATTTCTCGGAAACTCTGAGAAATTGAGAAGAGCACGAGATCAACAACAATTACAGGAGGGAAATCGATCGATCGACTTCGATCTCCATCATCATCTCATCTCGTTCTACTTTGGATTCGTTTTCGTTCTCGATCCCTTCATCGATGTTGATACataattaaaacatatttcttcatttttcaatttttttttccattttttgctCTCAAAGTTTGACTAGCTTCGCAGCTTTGACCACCGGATTCTCCCGAGCAATCGCCTCCCGTCCGGCGGCTTTGTAGTCGTAGCTGCAATCATGACGATCGGAATACCTATGCTCCGCGCAAAACAGCTCCCCGCATCTGCACCGGAATCCGGTCAAGCCTACCTTCCTCCGACAACCGGAGCACCTATTTACCTCTCTCTTAACCGCCGCCGCCGTCGCCGGAGCTGTAGCGTGAGCTGATGAAGCCTCCTTTACCTCCTCCTTCAGATCTCGTCTTATTTCCGCTAGATCCGTCGTCCTCTCCGGCGAAAGTCTCTTAGACGAGCTAGATCTAGGAGATTTCTCTCCAAATTTAATAGCTCCGGCTACGGAGGAGGTTACAGACGAGGATGTTGATGAAGATGACGACGACGACGTGGAGGCGGATGACGTGGCGTTGAAGCATTTCTGGCACATATTATTCGTCGCCGGATTTCCAGTAACGCCACAGTTATTAACACAAGGCGTGATGGTCTCCGGTACGACTTTGAATTCCGTCTCTTCTTTCTCCGTCTTCTGGGCCATTTTCAGCCTTTCAAGAGATGAGATATATTCAAAGAAGCAAAATTCAACAGAAAATCAACTACAAAAACCTTCTAAAATAAATTCTAATAATTATTGTAAAGAGGAACACGAAGGAAAATTTGGGGATTTTTTTTCTGGAGGAGGAAAAATGGGGGAGAGGGGAGATGAGAAAGGGGTATTGCGAGGGGAAGAGATGCGGGGGGTAAAGGGTGGAGTTTTAAGGGAGAAGGTCGGTAATGACGATGGAATAATGGCCTCAAAGGGAAGCGTATCAGGCAATTTGTGGGGCTTATTTGGACGGAAATGCCCTCATGACTTTTGAGGATTTACGgatattttagtgattttttttttgttggcaTTTATTTTGGGTTGGCGGGGAAGGGCATAGGGCAGCGAGGTGGCCGTTCTAGATTGTCTCTACCTTTTCTGACGTGTTTTCTACGTAATTGTCAGATTTGAggatttctttatttgatttggtCTAATGCGTGTTAACTAAATTAGCCTTTGTACAAGTGGGATGATTTTATCCTTCTGATTCTGAATCTCGGATTCTTTTTAATGGCTTTGCGGGTAAGTTTTTGATTAATGATtctgatctttttttttttttacgctGTAACAAAGCAATCATTCCtctctccttcttttttcatttgGTAAATTTATGTAATATAGGCCTCGTTTGACAAGTAAATTTTTTGGGTATTTGTCTAAATTTTTATTGtaatttactgtagaagttgtcaaaaaaatttttgaagtgtataaatttttgaattttttaaagtgtatagtttaaaatttttgagaaattttttgagattattatagataaaattgttaaaaaacttataacaaataaatttggcaaaaaacttgcttgccaaacaaggccATAGATTCACCATGTTGTCACACAAAGACGAGAAAGCattcaaatttgaattgttattttttggAGTTTATATAGAAAACATGTACTATACCgatttaatatatgtgaaataaaaaatgtgattagcaaaatacattcatacaatacttaaaaaaaaattgaaagaaaatagTAATTCAAACGAGGCCTAGTGTGCTTAAAATGTTGTCCCTCAACTTCTTCTATTATAATAACAAAAACATACGTTTttattaaaaaggaaaaaagaaagtaacAAGCAAAGGAGACTGATGCATTTTATAAagcaagatatatatatatatatatatatatatataatgtaaAATAGTCCATAAGATAGTTAGCACACATTTTACTATCATGTACAAagaattattttattaaatgatacataaaacaattaaaataactTTGCCATATCAATATATGGTCAAGTTATACAATAATCACAAAttctattaaaatcaagttatGGCAAATGCAATAGCAACTAATAGCATCTTTTGTCAAATTTCGAGAAATTAGTGTCGTGAATAGGTAACAAA contains:
- the LOC113760463 gene encoding zinc finger A20 and AN1 domain-containing stress-associated protein 5, producing the protein MAQKTEKEETEFKVVPETITPCVNNCGVTGNPATNNMCQKCFNATSSASTSSSSSSSTSSSVTSSVAGAIKFGEKSPRSSSSKRLSPERTTDLAEIRRDLKEEVKEASSAHATAPATAAAVKREVNRCSGCRRKVGLTGFRCRCGELFCAEHRYSDRHDCSYDYKAAGREAIARENPVVKAAKLVKL